A portion of the Pedobacter cryoconitis genome contains these proteins:
- a CDS encoding M13 family metallopeptidase yields the protein MKAKIILPLAGLALLAACQNKDKGSTAHKEARTEFFDKSGMDTTVTPGDNFFQYANGKWMKNTEIPKTETGWGSFYTLYNDNIKNLEQILTNAAREEHSKGSLEQKVGDFYASGMDTVTIEKLGYTPLKPLLAQIDGLKDYKEVISFIADGYKNGNGDLLDFHVGPDDKISNKNAVNFGQSGITLPERSYYFNNDAETKKIRAGFLNYITQLFVLTGSKKEDAAKSADHILKLETSIANSHSTPVELRDIPKNYNKYYLADFQKLTPDIDWKTVLGKLELKTDTIIVGQPKYYQALNNLLKSEPIAIWKEKLKFDAINNATGALSKDFRTARFDFFGKTIQGLKAPKERWKAIVSSTDGNMGELLGQLYVKEHFTPESKKRMLELVDNLQKVYKSRIEKLDWMTPATKQKALEKLNAFIKKIGYPDQWKKYDDVEISKNTYFANLQSADKHAYKEMVEKMGKPVDKTEWGMTPPTVNAYYNPSINEIVFPAGILQFPFFDVNADDAINYGAIGAVIGHEMTHGFDDQGKQYDKDGNLKDWWTAADATKFKEKAKRVVDLYNGFTLLDNQHVNGELTLGENLADIGGLAIAYQAFKLTPDGKSDKKIDGFTPDQRFFLSFAQVWRIKSRDESMRVRLKTDPHSPEMFRVNGAVYSMEAFYKAFNVPATAKMYVAPANRVGVW from the coding sequence ATGAAAGCAAAAATAATTTTACCATTAGCAGGATTGGCACTGCTAGCTGCTTGTCAGAACAAAGACAAAGGCAGTACTGCTCATAAAGAGGCCAGAACAGAGTTCTTTGATAAGTCTGGCATGGACACCACGGTTACACCGGGAGACAACTTCTTTCAGTATGCCAACGGGAAGTGGATGAAAAATACAGAAATCCCGAAGACGGAAACGGGTTGGGGTTCTTTCTATACGTTATACAATGATAATATAAAAAATCTGGAGCAGATCCTGACTAACGCTGCCAGAGAAGAACATAGCAAAGGTAGCCTGGAACAAAAAGTAGGTGATTTCTACGCCAGTGGAATGGATACCGTGACTATTGAAAAATTAGGTTACACCCCATTAAAGCCTCTGCTTGCACAGATTGATGGATTGAAAGATTATAAAGAGGTGATCAGTTTTATTGCCGATGGTTATAAAAATGGTAACGGCGATTTATTAGACTTCCATGTTGGGCCTGATGACAAGATCAGCAATAAAAACGCAGTTAACTTCGGCCAGTCTGGTATTACCTTACCAGAACGCAGTTATTACTTCAATAATGATGCAGAAACCAAGAAAATCAGAGCAGGTTTTTTGAACTACATTACCCAGCTTTTTGTCTTAACAGGTTCAAAAAAAGAAGACGCAGCGAAATCTGCTGACCATATCCTTAAACTGGAAACCAGTATTGCAAATTCACATTCTACTCCTGTTGAGTTACGTGATATCCCGAAAAATTACAACAAATATTACCTGGCCGATTTCCAGAAACTGACTCCTGACATTGACTGGAAAACAGTATTGGGCAAATTAGAGCTTAAAACTGACACGATCATCGTAGGTCAGCCAAAATACTATCAGGCGCTAAATAACCTGTTAAAATCAGAGCCAATTGCTATCTGGAAAGAAAAATTAAAGTTTGATGCGATCAATAACGCGACAGGTGCATTGAGCAAAGATTTCCGTACTGCAAGATTTGATTTCTTCGGTAAAACTATACAAGGACTGAAAGCACCAAAAGAACGCTGGAAAGCAATTGTAAGCAGCACAGACGGAAACATGGGCGAGTTGCTTGGACAATTATATGTAAAGGAGCATTTCACCCCAGAATCAAAGAAAAGAATGCTGGAACTGGTAGATAATCTTCAAAAAGTTTACAAATCAAGAATCGAGAAATTAGACTGGATGACTCCTGCTACTAAACAAAAAGCATTGGAGAAACTGAATGCATTCATTAAAAAGATCGGTTATCCTGATCAATGGAAAAAATATGATGATGTAGAAATTTCAAAAAACACCTATTTCGCGAACCTTCAGTCGGCAGATAAACATGCTTACAAAGAAATGGTAGAAAAAATGGGGAAACCTGTAGACAAAACAGAATGGGGAATGACGCCACCAACGGTAAATGCGTATTACAATCCTTCTATTAATGAGATTGTTTTCCCGGCGGGAATTCTTCAGTTTCCTTTCTTTGATGTCAATGCAGATGATGCAATCAATTATGGGGCGATTGGTGCTGTAATTGGCCATGAAATGACACATGGTTTTGATGATCAGGGTAAACAATATGATAAAGACGGAAACCTTAAAGATTGGTGGACAGCTGCAGATGCGACTAAATTCAAAGAGAAAGCTAAAAGGGTAGTTGACTTGTACAATGGCTTTACTTTACTCGATAACCAACATGTAAATGGCGAGTTGACTTTAGGGGAAAACCTGGCAGATATCGGTGGTTTAGCAATTGCTTATCAGGCATTTAAATTAACGCCAGATGGCAAAAGCGATAAAAAGATTGATGGTTTTACACCCGATCAGCGTTTCTTCCTGAGCTTTGCGCAGGTTTGGCGTATCAAGAGCAGAGACGAGTCTATGCGCGTTCGTTTAAAAACTGATCCGCACTCTCCGGAAATGTTCAGAGTTAACGGTGCTGTTTACAGCATGGAAGCTTTTTATAAAGCATTTAACGTACCAGCAACTGCAAAGATGTATGTTGCACCTGCAAACCGTGTAGGTGTTTGGTAA